Proteins encoded by one window of Bacteroidota bacterium:
- a CDS encoding DNA-3-methyladenine glycosylase, with protein sequence MHILDRTYFARPTLEVARDLVGTLLVHETGGERIVETEGYTRDDPALHGWKVARLRSLRPVDNESLGSYTEVVTVLPVSVYTP encoded by the coding sequence ATGCACATCCTCGACCGCACCTACTTCGCCCGCCCCACGCTGGAGGTCGCCCGCGACCTCGTCGGCACCCTGCTCGTTCACGAGACGGGCGGCGAGCGGATCGTCGAGACCGAGGGCTACACCCGCGACGACCCCGCGCTCCACGGCTGGAAGGTGGCTCGTCTCCGTTCCCTGCGACCGGTTGACAATGAGTCTTTAGGCTCTTACACTGAGGTCGTCACTGTGCTTCCAGTATCTGTCTACACGCCATGA